In Vibrio bathopelagicus, the following are encoded in one genomic region:
- the ftsZ gene encoding cell division protein FtsZ, with translation MFEPMMEMSDDAVIKVVGVGGGGGNAVEHMVRESIEGVEFISVNTDAQALRKTSVSSVIQIGGDITKGLGAGANPQVGRDAALEDRERIKEVLTGADMVFIAAGMGGGTGTGAAPVIAEVAKELGVLTVAVVTKPFSFEGKKRLAFAEQGIEELSKHVDSLITIPNEKLLKVLGRGVTLLEAFASANDVLKNAVQGIAELITRPGMINVDFADVRTVMSEMGHAMMGSGIAKGEDRAEEAAETAISSPLLEDIDLAGARGVLVNITAGLDMRLDEFETVGNTVKAFASDNATVVIGTSLDPDMTDEIRVTVVATGIGTEKKPDITLVAGGKAKVAPTPQPQVAVQTAAKVEEKVAQPLQEKTEVKPQVKPQPTTSPVSSGTGASQSAAPKAEKESGYLDIPAFLRRQAD, from the coding sequence ATGTTTGAACCGATGATGGAAATGTCTGACGATGCAGTAATTAAAGTCGTTGGAGTTGGTGGCGGTGGCGGTAACGCTGTTGAGCACATGGTACGTGAGTCAATTGAAGGCGTAGAATTCATTAGTGTTAACACTGATGCTCAAGCCCTTCGTAAAACAAGCGTGAGCAGCGTGATCCAGATTGGTGGTGATATCACTAAAGGCTTGGGCGCTGGTGCAAACCCACAAGTAGGCCGTGATGCAGCTCTCGAAGATCGAGAAAGAATTAAAGAAGTTCTAACTGGCGCCGATATGGTATTTATCGCAGCTGGTATGGGCGGTGGTACAGGTACAGGTGCTGCTCCAGTTATTGCTGAAGTTGCGAAAGAGTTGGGTGTGCTAACGGTTGCTGTTGTAACTAAGCCATTTAGCTTTGAAGGCAAAAAGCGTTTAGCGTTTGCTGAGCAAGGTATCGAAGAGCTTTCTAAACATGTGGATTCTTTAATTACGATTCCAAATGAAAAGCTGCTTAAAGTACTTGGCCGTGGCGTAACACTGCTAGAAGCTTTCGCAAGTGCAAATGATGTACTTAAAAACGCTGTACAAGGTATCGCTGAGCTAATTACTCGCCCTGGTATGATCAACGTCGATTTCGCGGATGTTCGCACTGTGATGTCGGAAATGGGTCATGCAATGATGGGTAGCGGTATCGCAAAAGGTGAAGACCGTGCTGAAGAAGCTGCTGAAACGGCAATTTCTAGCCCATTATTAGAAGACATCGACCTAGCTGGTGCTCGTGGCGTTCTTGTTAACATCACTGCTGGCCTAGATATGCGCTTAGATGAATTCGAAACTGTGGGTAATACAGTTAAGGCATTCGCTTCTGATAACGCAACGGTTGTTATTGGTACTTCTCTAGATCCTGATATGACGGATGAAATCCGCGTAACTGTTGTTGCAACAGGTATCGGCACAGAGAAAAAACCAGACATTACTTTAGTTGCTGGTGGTAAAGCAAAAGTAGCGCCAACGCCTCAACCTCAAGTTGCTGTTCAAACAGCAGCAAAAGTGGAAGAGAAAGTGGCACAACCATTGCAGGAAAAAACTGAGGTAAAACCTCAAGTTAAACCACAGCCAACAACGTCACCTGTTTCTTCAGGTACAGGGGCTAGCCAGAGTGCTGCACCTAAAGCTGAGAAAGAGAGCGGATATTTAGATATCCCAGCATTTTTACGACGTCAGGCTGATTAA
- the lpxC gene encoding UDP-3-O-acyl-N-acetylglucosamine deacetylase: protein MIRQRTLKEIVKTTGVGLHSGRKVTLTLRPAAANTGIVYRRTDVNPPVDFPADPASVRDTMLCTALVNDEGVRISTVEHLNAALAGMGIDNIIVEVDAPEIPIMDGSASPFVYLLQQAGVETLNAAKRFIRIKKPIRFEDGDKWAEFVPFNGFRMDFEIDFNHPAIESDEQRLLFDFSSQGFVKQISRARTFGFMRDIEYLQSQNLVLGGSFDNAIVLDEYRILNEEGLRFDNEFVTHKVLDAIGDLYMCGHAIIGEFRAYKSGHGLNNQLLRAVLADAEAWEWATFEEEAGSPVAFAEPGMVLA, encoded by the coding sequence ATGATCAGACAACGTACTCTGAAAGAAATTGTGAAAACAACTGGTGTGGGTCTCCACTCTGGTCGTAAAGTCACACTTACTCTTCGCCCGGCAGCTGCAAATACAGGTATTGTTTATCGTCGTACAGATGTAAATCCACCTGTAGATTTCCCAGCTGATCCCGCATCAGTTCGTGACACTATGCTATGTACCGCTCTTGTTAATGACGAAGGCGTACGTATCTCTACAGTGGAGCACCTTAACGCAGCTCTAGCTGGAATGGGTATCGACAACATTATTGTTGAAGTAGATGCTCCAGAAATTCCAATTATGGATGGCAGCGCAAGCCCATTCGTATACTTGCTACAGCAAGCGGGTGTAGAAACACTGAATGCAGCGAAGCGTTTTATTCGAATCAAAAAGCCTATTCGTTTTGAAGATGGCGATAAATGGGCAGAGTTTGTTCCATTTAACGGCTTCCGTATGGACTTTGAGATCGACTTTAACCACCCTGCAATTGAATCCGATGAGCAACGTTTGTTGTTTGATTTCTCATCACAAGGTTTTGTGAAGCAGATTTCTCGTGCTCGTACTTTCGGTTTTATGCGCGATATTGAGTACCTTCAGTCTCAAAACCTAGTACTTGGCGGTAGCTTTGATAATGCTATCGTACTGGACGAATACCGAATCCTTAATGAAGAAGGCCTTCGTTTCGATAATGAGTTTGTAACTCATAAAGTATTGGATGCGATTGGTGACCTTTACATGTGTGGACACGCTATTATTGGTGAGTTCCGTGCATACAAATCAGGTCACGGCCTAAACAACCAACTTTTACGTGCAGTTCTTGCTGACGCAGAAGCTTGGGAATGGGCAACATTCGAAGAAGAAGCTGGCTCTCCAGTTGCTTTCGCAGAACCGGGTATGGTTCTAGCGTAA